Proteins from a genomic interval of Polaribacter sp. Q13:
- a CDS encoding PadR family transcriptional regulator, with translation MGNQKLYKGSLQTIILKLLETNDKMYGYEITQKVKELTKGELKITEGALYPALHKLEADGLLDVEVAKVGNRLRKYYKLTESGTKETANKLDEMQEFLRTMQQLVNPKLSLE, from the coding sequence ATGGGAAATCAGAAATTATATAAAGGCTCTTTACAAACCATCATTTTAAAGTTGTTAGAAACCAATGATAAAATGTATGGGTATGAAATTACGCAGAAAGTAAAAGAACTCACCAAAGGCGAATTAAAAATTACCGAAGGTGCTTTATACCCTGCATTGCACAAATTAGAAGCCGATGGTTTGTTAGATGTAGAAGTTGCAAAAGTAGGAAACCGACTACGAAAATATTACAAACTTACCGAAAGTGGCACTAAAGAAACTGCCAACAAGTTGGATGAAATGCAAGAGTTTTTAAGAACGATGCAACAATTGGTAAATCCTAAATTAAGTTTGGAATAA
- the trxA gene encoding thioredoxin gives MTENLTKETFLEKVFNFEESQEWKFKGNKPALIDFYADWCGPCKAIAPVLELLSQEYEGKIDIYKIDTEAEQELSAAFGIRSIPSMLFCPAEGEPQMANGALPKAELERIIADVLKVTK, from the coding sequence ATGACAGAAAACTTAACTAAAGAAACCTTTTTAGAAAAGGTTTTTAATTTTGAAGAAAGCCAAGAATGGAAATTTAAAGGAAACAAACCTGCATTAATAGATTTTTATGCAGATTGGTGTGGACCCTGTAAAGCGATAGCACCTGTTTTAGAGCTTTTATCTCAAGAATACGAAGGCAAAATAGATATTTACAAAATTGACACCGAAGCAGAACAAGAGTTGTCTGCAGCATTCGGAATTAGAAGTATTCCTTCTATGTTATTTTGCCCTGCAGAAGGAGAACCTCAAATGGCAAATGGCGCTTTACCAAAAGCAGAGCTAGAACGCATTATTGCTGATGTTTTAAAAGTGACGAAATAA
- a CDS encoding prolyl oligopeptidase family protein, protein MKNKLIIPILFASAIFVSCKEEVKQRNIDVKYPETTKKPVIDSLFGTAVVDNYRWLEDDRSKETEAWVKAENEVTFNYLNNIPYRDQLKERLSELWNYEKVGTPFIEGDYTYFSKNNGLQNQSVIYRTKGDSEPDVFLDPNTFSEDGTTSLGSLSFSKDGKTVAYAISEGGSDWRKVIIMDAESKTIKEDTLVDVKFSGISWYKNEGFYYSSYDKPEGSELSAKTDQHKLYYHKLGTSQKEDAVIFGEKASEKHRYVGGNVSEDDQYLFISASVSTSGNKLFLKDLSKSNSPLVTVLDHTDSDTYPIDNVGSKMYLVTNLNAPNKKVVTVDVANPTPENWKDFIPETENVLSLNSGAGYFFATYMVDAVSKVLQYDYDGKLIREVKLPGVGTAGGFGGKTKAKDLYFSFTNYSTPGSSYKFNPKDGTYDVYWKPSIAFNADAYTSKQVFYTSKDGTKVPMIITHKKGVELNGKNPTILYGYGGFNISLTPSFSIANAVWMEQGGVYAVPNLRGGGEYGKKWHDAGTQMKKQNVFDDFIAAAEYLIAEKYTSSDYLAIRGGSNGGLLVGATMTQRPQLMKVALPAVGVLDMLRYHTFTAGAGWAYDYGTAEDSKEMFNYLKGYSPVHNVKEGVQYPATLITTGDHDDRVVPAHSFKFAAELQAKQTGNNPTLIRIETNAGHGAGTPVAKTIEQYADIFGFTLFNMGFQQLPNPPKAKIKL, encoded by the coding sequence ATGAAAAATAAATTAATCATCCCTATTTTATTTGCAAGTGCAATATTTGTTTCTTGTAAAGAAGAAGTTAAACAAAGAAATATAGACGTGAAGTACCCCGAAACAACAAAAAAACCAGTTATAGATTCGTTATTTGGAACCGCTGTAGTAGATAATTACAGATGGTTAGAAGATGACAGAAGTAAAGAAACCGAAGCTTGGGTAAAAGCAGAAAATGAAGTTACTTTTAATTATTTAAACAACATTCCATACAGAGACCAATTAAAAGAGCGTTTGTCTGAATTATGGAATTACGAAAAAGTAGGCACGCCTTTTATAGAAGGAGATTATACCTATTTTTCTAAAAATAATGGATTACAAAATCAGAGTGTTATTTATAGAACTAAAGGAGATTCTGAGCCTGATGTTTTTTTAGACCCAAATACTTTTTCTGAAGATGGAACCACTTCTTTAGGTTCTTTAAGTTTTTCTAAAGACGGAAAAACAGTTGCTTATGCAATTTCTGAAGGAGGTTCTGATTGGAGAAAGGTTATTATAATGGATGCTGAGTCTAAAACGATTAAAGAAGATACGTTGGTAGATGTAAAATTCTCTGGAATCTCTTGGTACAAAAACGAAGGTTTTTACTATTCTAGTTACGATAAACCTGAGGGAAGTGAGTTATCTGCAAAAACAGATCAACACAAATTATATTACCATAAACTAGGAACTTCTCAAAAAGAAGATGCCGTTATTTTTGGAGAAAAAGCATCAGAAAAGCATCGTTATGTTGGTGGTAATGTGTCTGAGGACGATCAATATCTTTTTATCTCTGCAAGTGTCTCAACATCGGGTAACAAGTTGTTTTTAAAAGACCTTTCTAAATCAAATAGTCCTTTGGTAACTGTTTTAGATCACACAGATAGTGATACCTATCCGATAGACAATGTTGGCAGTAAAATGTATTTAGTAACAAACTTAAATGCTCCTAATAAAAAGGTAGTAACCGTAGATGTTGCAAACCCAACTCCAGAAAACTGGAAAGATTTTATTCCTGAAACAGAAAATGTATTGAGTTTAAATTCTGGAGCAGGTTATTTCTTTGCAACGTATATGGTAGATGCGGTTTCTAAAGTGTTACAATACGATTATGATGGAAAATTAATTAGAGAAGTAAAATTACCAGGAGTTGGAACTGCCGGTGGTTTTGGAGGGAAAACAAAAGCGAAAGATTTATATTTTTCTTTTACCAACTATAGCACTCCAGGTTCATCTTATAAATTCAATCCTAAAGACGGAACATACGATGTTTATTGGAAGCCTTCTATTGCTTTTAATGCGGATGCTTATACTAGTAAACAAGTTTTTTATACATCTAAAGATGGAACAAAAGTACCAATGATTATTACACATAAAAAAGGTGTGGAATTAAATGGTAAAAATCCAACTATTTTATACGGTTATGGCGGTTTCAATATCAGTTTAACACCTTCTTTTAGTATTGCAAACGCAGTTTGGATGGAACAAGGTGGTGTTTATGCAGTGCCTAATTTAAGAGGTGGGGGAGAATATGGTAAAAAATGGCACGATGCAGGAACACAAATGAAGAAACAAAATGTGTTTGATGATTTTATTGCAGCTGCAGAATATTTAATTGCAGAAAAGTATACTTCATCAGATTATTTAGCAATTAGAGGAGGATCTAACGGAGGGTTATTAGTAGGTGCAACCATGACACAAAGACCCCAATTAATGAAAGTTGCTTTGCCTGCAGTTGGTGTTTTAGATATGTTGCGTTATCATACTTTTACTGCTGGCGCAGGATGGGCGTATGATTATGGAACTGCAGAAGACAGCAAAGAAATGTTTAATTATTTAAAAGGATACTCACCAGTACACAATGTAAAAGAAGGTGTGCAATATCCTGCAACCTTAATAACTACAGGAGATCATGATGATAGAGTGGTACCTGCACACAGTTTTAAATTCGCAGCAGAATTACAAGCAAAACAAACAGGAAATAATCCTACGTTAATAAGGATAGAAACGAATGCAGGCCATGGTGCAGGAACGCCTGTAGCAAAAACCATCGAGCAATATGCAGATATTTTTGGTTTTACATTATTTAATATGGGGTTTCAGCAATTACCAAATCCGCCAAAGGCGAAAATAAAATTGTAA
- a CDS encoding M13 family metallopeptidase produces MKTIKKVFFVSAIASLGLVACKQDKPVEKAPGIALENMDKTVKPTDDFFRHVNGTWLDKTEIPDDQTSWGGFNQLRKKTDADVLTILNKAIEESNFPKVKDAKGNEIDSDQEKAVNYYQTIMDTVARNAQGKAPVMPYLAKVDEIKTKKDVETYLTNMAPYGGGGLYGFGVYNDLKNSSQYAGYMGGGSLGLSRDYYVDAKVKDKLEKYQIFVAKMLQEFGDDATTAKKNAATIVALETSLAKPMMSKEESRDIRKIYNPMSVAALQKLAPAIDWKAHLEGIGVKDLDTIIVTDPGYFKALNNIFTKTPVADIKLLLRWNTINNSLGSLSTDLETANWEFYSKEMRGSKKQRPRDERALGSLNGAIGEALGKLYVAKMFPPEAKVKAKEMIDNVMLGFEARIAQLPWMSKVTKEKALEKLHKLTVKIAYPDVWKDYTELEVKGLKEGGSYFENAINVTKWNYNKEMAKLGSEVDRTEWGMSPQTVNAYFNPVNNEIVFPAAILQPPFYDYKADEAVNYGGIGAVIGHEISHSFDDSGARFDGDGNLKNWWTEEDSVKFKEIGGQLIKQYSDIIAIDSMHLNGEYTLGENIGDLGGVQAAYEGLQIFLKKNGRPADIDGYTPEQRFFLSWGTIWRTKMRDEALKNLIMTNPHSPGMYRAYIPLKNVDAFYKAFDVKEGDEMYLKPEDRVKIW; encoded by the coding sequence ATGAAGACAATTAAAAAAGTGTTTTTTGTGTCAGCTATTGCCTCTTTAGGTTTGGTAGCTTGCAAGCAAGACAAACCAGTAGAAAAAGCTCCTGGTATTGCCTTAGAAAATATGGATAAAACTGTAAAACCTACAGATGACTTTTTTAGACATGTAAATGGTACTTGGTTAGACAAAACAGAAATTCCAGACGATCAAACTTCTTGGGGAGGATTTAATCAGCTTCGTAAAAAAACAGATGCAGATGTTTTAACTATTTTAAATAAAGCAATTGAAGAAAGTAATTTTCCTAAAGTAAAAGATGCTAAAGGAAACGAAATAGATTCAGATCAAGAAAAAGCGGTAAACTATTACCAAACAATAATGGATACTGTTGCTAGAAATGCACAAGGTAAAGCACCAGTTATGCCTTATTTAGCAAAAGTAGATGAAATTAAAACTAAAAAAGACGTAGAAACGTATTTAACAAATATGGCACCTTACGGTGGCGGTGGTTTATACGGTTTTGGCGTTTATAACGATTTAAAAAACAGTAGCCAGTACGCGGGTTATATGGGTGGAGGTTCTTTAGGTTTATCTAGAGATTATTACGTAGATGCTAAAGTAAAAGACAAGTTAGAAAAGTATCAAATATTTGTAGCTAAAATGCTACAAGAGTTTGGGGATGATGCAACTACAGCTAAAAAGAATGCTGCTACCATTGTTGCTTTAGAAACTAGTTTAGCTAAACCAATGATGTCTAAAGAAGAAAGTAGAGACATTCGTAAAATATACAACCCAATGTCTGTTGCAGCATTGCAAAAATTAGCACCAGCAATAGATTGGAAAGCACATTTAGAAGGAATAGGAGTTAAAGATTTAGATACAATTATTGTAACAGATCCAGGTTATTTTAAAGCTTTAAACAATATTTTTACAAAAACACCGGTAGCAGATATTAAACTATTATTACGTTGGAATACGATAAACAATTCTTTAGGTTCTTTATCTACAGATTTAGAAACTGCAAATTGGGAGTTCTATTCTAAAGAAATGCGTGGTAGTAAAAAACAGCGCCCAAGAGATGAACGTGCTTTAGGTAGCTTAAATGGTGCAATTGGTGAGGCTTTAGGTAAGTTGTATGTAGCAAAAATGTTTCCACCAGAAGCAAAAGTAAAAGCCAAAGAAATGATTGACAATGTAATGCTTGGTTTCGAAGCAAGAATTGCACAATTACCTTGGATGAGTAAAGTTACTAAAGAAAAAGCATTAGAAAAACTACACAAACTAACGGTTAAAATTGCCTATCCAGATGTTTGGAAAGATTATACAGAATTAGAAGTTAAAGGACTAAAAGAAGGAGGTTCTTATTTCGAAAATGCTATTAATGTTACCAAATGGAACTATAATAAAGAAATGGCAAAATTAGGTAGCGAAGTAGATAGAACAGAGTGGGGAATGTCTCCGCAAACTGTAAACGCTTACTTTAATCCTGTAAATAATGAAATCGTTTTTCCAGCTGCAATTTTACAACCTCCTTTTTACGATTATAAAGCAGACGAAGCCGTAAATTATGGTGGAATTGGAGCCGTTATTGGACATGAAATTTCGCATAGTTTCGATGATTCTGGAGCGCGTTTTGATGGTGATGGAAACCTTAAAAACTGGTGGACAGAAGAAGATTCTGTAAAATTTAAAGAAATTGGTGGACAATTAATCAAACAATATTCAGACATTATTGCTATTGATAGCATGCACTTAAACGGAGAATATACTTTAGGAGAAAATATTGGAGATTTAGGTGGAGTACAAGCTGCTTACGAAGGTTTACAAATATTCTTAAAGAAAAACGGAAGACCAGCAGATATAGATGGTTACACGCCAGAACAACGTTTCTTCCTTTCTTGGGGAACCATCTGGAGAACAAAAATGCGTGATGAAGCATTAAAAAACTTAATCATGACAAACCCTCATTCTCCTGGAATGTATAGAGCATATATACCTCTTAAAAATGTAGATGCTTTCTATAAAGCGTTTGATGTTAAAGAAGGTGATGAAATGTATTTAAAACCAGAAGACAGAGTTAAAATTTGGTAG